The following coding sequences lie in one Pseudomonadota bacterium genomic window:
- a CDS encoding gamma-glutamyl-gamma-aminobutyrate hydrolase family protein (Members of this family of hydrolases with an active site Cys residue belong to MEROPS family C26.) — protein MSDPLRVGILETGRPPPHLQGAYDSYPDMMVQMLGPHDRELVFTQYAALDGELPASVEVCDAWLITGSKFAAYDPDPWVAALKGFVRQAFERGRPMLGICFGHQIMAAALGGEVKLADAGWGVGVHRYTLDAAPAWLGETPATLAIQAFHQDQVVTVPPGATVLAHSDFCPVAALGYGTQALSVQAHPEFTADYVSELLRFRRELIGAERVDAALDGIGAPLDSDLIARWFAGVARGR, from the coding sequence ATGAGCGACCCCCTCCGCGTCGGCATCCTCGAGACCGGTCGGCCCCCGCCACACCTTCAGGGGGCGTACGACAGTTACCCGGACATGATGGTGCAGATGCTCGGCCCGCACGACCGTGAACTGGTCTTCACGCAGTACGCCGCGCTCGACGGGGAACTGCCGGCCTCGGTCGAGGTGTGTGACGCCTGGTTGATCACCGGCTCCAAGTTCGCCGCCTACGACCCCGACCCCTGGGTGGCGGCGCTCAAGGGGTTTGTGCGGCAGGCGTTTGAGCGCGGCCGACCGATGCTCGGCATCTGTTTCGGCCACCAGATCATGGCGGCGGCGCTCGGCGGTGAGGTCAAACTGGCCGATGCCGGGTGGGGCGTCGGCGTGCACAGGTACACGCTGGACGCGGCGCCTGCGTGGTTGGGTGAAACCCCGGCCACGCTCGCGATCCAGGCGTTCCACCAGGACCAGGTCGTCACCGTGCCGCCCGGTGCAACCGTGCTGGCGCACTCCGACTTCTGCCCGGTGGCGGCGCTGGGCTACGGCACGCAGGCACTGTCGGTGCAAGCCCACCCCGAGTTCACGGCCGACTACGTGAGCGAACTGCTGCGCTTTCGCCGGGAACTGATCGGCGCGGAGCGCGTCGATGCGGCACTCGACGGCATCGGCGCGCCGCTCGACAGCGACCTGATTGCCCGCTGGTTTGCCGGCGTCGCCCGCGGCCGCTGA
- the cobS gene encoding cobaltochelatase subunit CobS → MINQTQSTSGLPDTTVAVQDVFGFESSVSVPAYSAAGEHVPEVDPDYLFDPTTTRAILAGFSHNRRVLVSGLHGTGKSTHIEQVAARLNWPCLRINLDSHVSRLDLIGKDAIVLRDGVQVTEFQDGILPWAIQNNVALVFDEYDAGRPDVMFVIQRVLETAGRLTLLDQSRVLHPHPGFRLFATANTVGLGDATGLYHGTQPLNQAQLDRWSIATTLNYLPHDQECGIVLAKAQALRDDEGQATVDRMVRLADLSRGAFRAGDLSTVMSPRTVITWTENLAIFQDVAEAFRFTFLNKCDPLERPLVAELYQRAFGVELNIG, encoded by the coding sequence ATGATCAATCAAACGCAGTCGACCTCCGGTTTGCCCGACACCACGGTGGCGGTTCAGGACGTCTTCGGCTTCGAGAGCAGCGTCTCGGTACCGGCGTACAGCGCGGCAGGCGAACACGTGCCCGAAGTCGACCCGGACTACCTGTTTGACCCCACCACGACGCGCGCGATTCTCGCGGGGTTCTCGCACAACCGCCGGGTGCTGGTGTCGGGCTTGCATGGTACGGGCAAGTCGACGCACATCGAGCAGGTCGCAGCGCGGCTGAATTGGCCCTGTTTGCGGATCAACCTCGACAGCCACGTCAGCCGACTGGACCTGATCGGCAAGGATGCCATCGTCCTGCGCGACGGCGTCCAGGTCACGGAATTCCAGGACGGTATCCTGCCCTGGGCCATCCAGAACAACGTGGCGCTGGTGTTCGACGAGTACGACGCCGGCCGACCCGACGTCATGTTCGTGATTCAACGGGTCCTTGAGACCGCGGGTCGACTGACCCTGCTCGACCAGAGCCGTGTGCTGCACCCGCACCCGGGGTTCCGATTGTTTGCCACCGCCAACACCGTCGGCCTCGGCGACGCGACCGGCCTCTACCACGGCACGCAGCCGCTCAACCAGGCGCAACTCGACCGTTGGTCGATCGCAACCACCCTGAACTACCTGCCGCACGACCAGGAATGCGGCATCGTGCTGGCGAAGGCCCAGGCCTTGCGCGACGACGAGGGCCAGGCGACCGTCGACCGCATGGTGCGCCTCGCAGACCTCTCGCGCGGTGCGTTCCGGGCTGGCGACCTCTCGACCGTCATGTCGCCCCGCACGGTCATCACCTGGACCGAGAACCTCGCGATCTTCCAGGACGTGGCAGAGGCGTTCCGCTTCACCTTTCTCAACAAGTGCGACCCGCTCGAGCGGCCGCTGGTTGCCGAGCTCTACCAGCGCGCGTTCGGTGTCGAGCTGAACATCGGCTAG
- a CDS encoding amino acid aminotransferase: MFEQFPAPKADAILALMAAYRNDPRAEKIDLGVGVYRDANGDTPVLDAVREAEQRVFQSQQTKAYVGISGDLEFCEQMVGMTLGDAVDAERVRCLQAPGGSGALRLLGELINQAKPGARVFVSDPSWPNHIPLFEASGLQIAAYRYFDPASRDVDFDAMLESLSDAGAGDIVLLHGCCHNPTGASLRAEHWSVIAERANAQGFLPFVDFAYQGFGEGLEADAAGVRVLANAVPEMLIASSCSKNFGLYRERVGAAMLIAENNTLADLAQKNAQTVARGNYSMPPDHGANVVKTILTDDSLRARWVAELDGMRDRMIDTRQSLVAALRDATGSERFDFIARHTGMFSRLGIPPEQVNRLRDEHGVYMVGDSRINVAGFRAGQAETFARALVATET; the protein is encoded by the coding sequence GTGTTTGAGCAATTTCCCGCGCCGAAAGCGGACGCGATCCTCGCCTTGATGGCGGCCTACCGAAACGACCCGCGAGCGGAAAAAATCGACCTCGGTGTCGGTGTCTACCGCGATGCCAACGGCGACACACCGGTGCTCGACGCAGTGCGAGAGGCGGAGCAGCGTGTGTTTCAGTCACAGCAGACCAAGGCCTACGTCGGCATTTCCGGCGACCTCGAATTCTGCGAGCAGATGGTCGGCATGACCCTCGGTGACGCGGTCGACGCCGAGCGTGTGCGCTGCCTGCAGGCGCCGGGCGGTTCGGGTGCCTTGCGCCTGCTCGGGGAGTTGATCAATCAGGCCAAACCGGGCGCACGCGTGTTCGTCAGCGATCCGAGTTGGCCCAACCACATCCCGCTGTTCGAGGCGAGCGGCCTGCAGATCGCCGCGTACCGCTACTTTGACCCCGCCTCGCGCGACGTCGATTTCGACGCCATGCTCGAGAGCCTGTCCGACGCCGGCGCGGGTGACATCGTGTTGCTGCACGGCTGCTGCCACAACCCGACCGGCGCCAGCCTGCGCGCCGAACACTGGTCCGTCATCGCCGAGCGCGCCAACGCCCAGGGCTTCCTGCCCTTTGTCGATTTCGCCTACCAAGGGTTCGGCGAGGGCCTCGAGGCCGACGCGGCCGGTGTGCGCGTGCTCGCGAACGCGGTGCCCGAGATGCTGATCGCGTCGTCCTGTTCGAAGAATTTCGGCCTCTACCGCGAACGCGTCGGCGCCGCCATGCTGATCGCCGAGAACAACACGCTGGCCGACCTCGCCCAGAAGAACGCGCAAACGGTTGCGCGTGGCAACTACTCGATGCCCCCGGACCACGGTGCCAACGTGGTCAAGACCATCCTGACCGATGACAGCCTGCGCGCCCGCTGGGTTGCCGAGCTCGACGGCATGCGCGACCGCATGATCGACACGCGTCAGAGCCTCGTGGCCGCGCTTCGCGACGCCACCGGCAGCGAGCGCTTTGATTTCATCGCGCGCCACACCGGCATGTTTTCGCGCCTGGGTATCCCGCCAGAGCAGGTCAACCGCCTGCGCGACGAACACGGCGTCTACATGGTCGGCGACAGCCGTATCAACGTCGCCGGCTTTCGCGCCGGACAGGCCGAGACTTTCGCCCGCGCCCTGGTGGCCACCGAAACCTGA
- a CDS encoding pyridoxal-dependent decarboxylase gives MTPEEFRDAGHQLIDWIADYRNAVADAPVRAQVAPGDVRARFPDEAPLDPAPFGDVLQQLDSRVVPGLTQIQHPMHYGWFPSNATLSSVLGDIATSGIGSLGISWESCPALTEVEEVVCEWLRQLTGLSPAWRGAIHDTASSAMLVAAMVARERASGFSKLHGGLQAVDTPLVVYTTDQAHSSVAKAVQMAGFGDHNLRSVACDPVTRAMRADALADAIAEDTQAGRVPALVVASCGSTGVTAFDPVDAVADVTEAHGLWLHVDAAMAGSALLLPECRALFHGVERADSLSWNPHKWLGTVLDCSLLYVRDTDTLVRVLSTNPSYLQSQADGQVTQFRDWGIPLGRRFRALKLWFHLALDGVAAIQARLRRDLANAAWLAEAVDADPDWELVAPLTLQTVSVRHNPPELALSDAALDAHTLDWVERINASGEAFLSPATLDGRWFVRVSVGVESTEREHVEALWALLRRSAAG, from the coding sequence ATGACCCCCGAAGAATTCCGTGACGCCGGCCACCAGCTCATCGACTGGATAGCCGACTACCGCAACGCCGTTGCCGACGCGCCGGTCCGGGCGCAGGTCGCCCCCGGGGACGTGCGCGCGCGCTTTCCTGACGAGGCTCCGCTGGACCCAGCCCCCTTTGGAGATGTGCTGCAGCAGCTCGACTCGCGTGTGGTGCCGGGGCTGACCCAGATCCAGCACCCGATGCACTACGGCTGGTTCCCGTCCAACGCCACGCTGTCGTCGGTACTGGGCGACATCGCCACGAGCGGGATCGGCAGCCTCGGGATCTCGTGGGAGAGCTGCCCGGCGCTGACGGAAGTCGAGGAAGTGGTGTGCGAGTGGCTTCGGCAACTCACTGGCCTCAGCCCGGCGTGGCGCGGCGCGATCCACGACACCGCCTCGAGCGCGATGCTGGTCGCGGCCATGGTGGCACGCGAACGTGCCTCCGGATTCAGCAAGTTGCACGGGGGGCTCCAGGCGGTGGACACGCCGCTGGTCGTGTACACGACCGACCAGGCGCACTCGTCGGTCGCCAAAGCCGTGCAGATGGCCGGTTTCGGTGACCACAATCTCCGCTCTGTCGCCTGTGACCCGGTCACCCGCGCCATGCGTGCCGACGCCTTGGCGGACGCGATCGCCGAAGACACACAAGCGGGTCGGGTGCCAGCGCTGGTGGTGGCCTCCTGCGGTTCGACCGGCGTCACGGCGTTCGACCCGGTCGACGCGGTTGCCGATGTCACCGAAGCGCACGGTCTCTGGTTGCACGTCGACGCTGCCATGGCCGGCAGTGCACTGCTGTTGCCGGAGTGCCGGGCGCTGTTCCACGGCGTCGAACGGGCCGATTCGCTGAGCTGGAACCCGCACAAGTGGCTCGGCACCGTGCTCGACTGTTCGCTGTTGTATGTGCGTGACACCGACACCCTGGTCCGCGTGCTGTCGACCAACCCGAGCTACCTGCAGAGCCAGGCCGACGGCCAGGTGACCCAGTTTCGCGACTGGGGCATTCCACTGGGGCGGCGCTTTCGGGCACTGAAACTGTGGTTCCACCTGGCGCTCGACGGCGTTGCCGCCATCCAGGCGCGCCTGCGCCGCGACCTGGCCAACGCCGCGTGGTTGGCCGAGGCGGTGGACGCAGACCCCGACTGGGAGCTGGTCGCCCCGCTGACGCTGCAGACCGTGAGCGTGCGACACAACCCACCCGAGCTCGCGCTCAGCGACGCGGCGTTGGACGCTCACACGCTCGATTGGGTCGAACGCATCAACGCCTCTGGCGAGGCTTTCCTGTCGCCGGCCACGCTCGACGGGCGCTGGTTTGTGCGCGTGTCGGTCGGCGTCGAGAGCACCGAACGCGAGCACGTCGAGGCGCTCTGGGCGCTGCTCAGGCGCAGCGCCGCCGGCTGA
- a CDS encoding HD domain-containing protein: protein MVARNGHTAVSATPRPEPGKLGKTIKAYRLIASTLDDERALIGPVSAAWRNAEIETAIPVREIAAATRDTVRGREILASVFYPGTPLDPFDRRLDHIDPAHPGWEQLINTNRLPKLEPSINAVVLAGVIMQGVRRFGRQGGGDRRISANLVVATLIHRCLDKRDRLLTLDRDLAPVVDNAYIEREFGRQVAVHVRNIRQHYADFLDAWKLGETSHLSVSPRYANVIAAVVAARLRLSARAAGEEIIATLCADKRRELQEAGIDTRGAFPERTQLEIDYNMARAAFDLPGVDHHALREPLEHTLLQAVHDVLRDARKRHRLVGRRGRAVHEVHNNLPLMEYFDAAAWPNDINTLHLAALEVTRHLDKCRRKSRVTMVSHAFCLADAAWREFGENLDVSTAAAAMMHDVVEDGSSAVAGYYHSLRLLRKRFGAPIAAMVGEVTDARNATQGTLKAHQTLESPGLRTVRAAYDVGRYTTMRIRPTDARTPYTVAGIITKLVDTMTTFNESVRDPDSLEGWWRHSGIRIYWAERVRGPIIRPLIEKLTGEIVQHRHEPGYRDQLGLPQSMMEGMVALVDETLDAADRYMAQNLAILASEYGLTPEAESELIACFTDPELGQDALKARVLDTLLDDSKLGERVARGEVPSFGHVTLFSRDSCPDRGRNESTFLGYRDSYLFRRVLRHRLGLDDPINTARRQAEADEVVAHYHKRCGRCSLAPLPRLIAR from the coding sequence GTGGTCGCGCGAAACGGCCACACCGCTGTTTCCGCGACACCGCGGCCCGAGCCCGGGAAACTCGGCAAGACCATCAAGGCCTACCGCCTGATCGCGAGCACCCTCGACGACGAACGGGCACTGATCGGGCCGGTCTCGGCCGCCTGGCGCAACGCCGAAATCGAAACCGCCATCCCCGTGAGGGAGATCGCAGCAGCGACGCGGGACACCGTGCGCGGCCGCGAGATTCTCGCGAGCGTGTTCTACCCGGGGACGCCGCTGGACCCCTTCGACCGGCGCCTTGACCACATCGATCCAGCCCACCCCGGCTGGGAGCAGCTGATCAACACCAACCGGCTGCCGAAGCTCGAACCCAGTATCAATGCCGTGGTCCTCGCCGGCGTGATCATGCAGGGCGTTCGCCGGTTCGGCCGACAGGGGGGCGGCGATCGCCGCATCAGCGCCAACCTCGTGGTCGCCACCCTGATTCACCGCTGCCTGGACAAGCGCGACCGCCTGCTCACCCTCGACCGCGACCTCGCGCCGGTCGTCGACAACGCCTACATCGAGCGGGAATTCGGCCGTCAGGTGGCGGTACACGTGCGCAACATTCGCCAACACTACGCGGATTTTCTCGACGCCTGGAAGCTCGGCGAAACCTCGCATCTGTCGGTGTCGCCACGCTATGCCAACGTGATCGCGGCGGTGGTCGCAGCGCGCCTGCGCCTCTCTGCACGGGCCGCGGGCGAGGAGATCATCGCCACCCTCTGCGCCGACAAACGGCGTGAACTGCAGGAGGCCGGGATCGACACACGGGGCGCGTTCCCCGAGCGCACCCAGCTCGAGATCGACTACAACATGGCGCGCGCGGCCTTTGACCTGCCGGGCGTCGACCACCACGCGCTGCGCGAGCCGCTCGAACACACGCTGCTGCAGGCCGTGCACGACGTGCTGCGCGACGCGCGTAAGCGGCACCGGCTGGTTGGCCGACGCGGCCGTGCGGTGCACGAAGTCCACAACAACCTGCCGCTGATGGAGTACTTCGATGCCGCGGCGTGGCCCAACGACATCAACACGCTGCACCTTGCCGCACTCGAGGTGACGCGTCACCTCGACAAGTGCCGGCGCAAGTCGCGCGTGACCATGGTCTCGCACGCCTTCTGCCTCGCCGACGCGGCCTGGCGCGAGTTTGGTGAAAACCTGGACGTCAGCACCGCCGCGGCGGCCATGATGCACGACGTGGTCGAGGACGGCTCGAGCGCCGTGGCCGGGTACTACCACTCGCTGCGTTTGTTGCGCAAGCGCTTCGGCGCACCGATTGCCGCCATGGTCGGCGAAGTCACCGACGCGCGCAATGCAACCCAGGGCACGCTCAAGGCCCACCAGACGCTCGAATCACCCGGTCTGCGCACGGTGCGCGCAGCCTACGATGTCGGACGCTACACCACCATGCGCATCCGGCCGACGGACGCGCGCACGCCGTACACGGTGGCCGGCATCATCACCAAGTTGGTCGACACCATGACCACTTTCAACGAGAGCGTTCGCGACCCCGACAGCCTCGAGGGCTGGTGGCGCCACAGCGGCATCCGAATCTACTGGGCGGAGCGTGTACGCGGTCCGATCATCCGACCGTTGATCGAAAAACTCACCGGCGAAATCGTGCAACACCGGCACGAGCCCGGGTACCGCGATCAACTCGGCCTGCCGCAGAGCATGATGGAAGGAATGGTTGCGCTGGTGGACGAGACACTTGACGCCGCCGATCGGTACATGGCGCAGAACCTTGCGATTCTCGCGAGCGAGTACGGGCTCACACCCGAAGCGGAAAGCGAACTCATCGCCTGCTTCACCGACCCCGAACTCGGCCAGGATGCGCTGAAGGCCCGCGTGCTGGACACCTTGCTGGACGACAGCAAGCTCGGCGAGCGCGTCGCGCGCGGTGAGGTGCCGAGTTTTGGCCACGTGACCCTGTTCAGCCGCGACAGTTGCCCCGATCGCGGCCGCAACGAGAGCACCTTTCTAGGCTACCGCGACAGCTACCTGTTTCGCCGCGTGCTTCGGCATCGACTCGGTCTCGATGACCCGATCAACACTGCACGCCGGCAAGCCGAAGCCGACGAGGTCGTGGCGCACTACCACAAACGCTGCGGCCGCTGCAGCCTTGCGCCCCTGCCGCGCCTGATCGCGCGATGA
- a CDS encoding flavodoxin family protein: MNPLLMVANKPSENTARLWAAAQRGLTHPDVEGPGAQCLEPLQAGPTNVRAASGILLGTTENFGYMSGLLKDFFERTYYTCEGETEGLPYAVYVRAGRDGTGTVRAITGICQGLGWRPVQAPLVLHGAWQDGFCDEVETLAMTLAAGVAAGVY, encoded by the coding sequence GTGAACCCACTCCTGATGGTGGCGAACAAACCGTCCGAGAACACCGCGCGGCTCTGGGCTGCGGCGCAGCGCGGCCTCACGCACCCCGACGTCGAGGGGCCTGGGGCGCAGTGTCTCGAACCGCTCCAGGCCGGTCCGACCAACGTGCGCGCAGCAAGCGGCATCCTGCTCGGTACCACCGAGAACTTCGGCTACATGAGCGGTCTGTTGAAGGACTTTTTCGAGCGGACCTACTACACCTGCGAGGGCGAGACCGAAGGCCTGCCGTACGCCGTCTACGTGCGGGCCGGGCGCGACGGCACCGGCACGGTGCGCGCAATCACCGGCATCTGTCAGGGGCTTGGCTGGCGGCCGGTGCAGGCGCCGCTGGTGCTGCACGGCGCCTGGCAGGACGGGTTTTGCGACGAGGTCGAAACGCTGGCGATGACGTTGGCGGCCGGTGTCGCAGCCGGCGTGTACTGA
- a CDS encoding cobaltochelatase subunit CobT has protein sequence MAVPPRARGHNRRRAQAIGPREAAQQAQAGCVRALADAECLSVQFGNNTPSIDGDTVTLPSAGADMSSEQRTLWRGQADALALERRYHDAVQHRQLAPASGAARAVFDRLEAVRLEARGCREFAGVGDNLDAALSDRFRYLLDNPDSEYSPLAEALALHTREQLTGRPTPDTADTVISKYRSWLDQHIDLDYNRLGQCLDDQARFAAVVSDMLAGLNLGDGEAEATGSASAEPPPDEDASEDGPQDGADDAPDDDSGGDTDDAESDADADSSDELADPGDEDADGEAINAPEKAGKARKPDAYSVYATEFDEVIAAEKLALGYELDELRSQLDRLIGDQQVAIGRVANRLQRRLLAQQEHAWQVDLEEGVLNTARLTRVITRPERPLAFKQAHVVPYRDTVVTLLLDNSGSMRGRPIAMAASCADILARTLERCGVRTEVLGFTTRAWKGGQSRERWQKDGSPRNPGRLNDLRHIIYKTADAPWRRSRRNLGLMLQKGLLKENIDGEALTWAHNRLLARPERRRILMMISDGAPIDDSTLSVNAGKYLDQHLREVIGRIEQQSPIELVAIGIGHDVTQYYQRAVTIVNVDELADVMTQELASLFDAPM, from the coding sequence ATGGCGGTCCCACCGAGAGCCCGCGGCCACAACCGGCGACGCGCACAGGCCATCGGGCCGCGCGAGGCGGCCCAGCAGGCGCAGGCCGGTTGCGTTCGCGCGCTCGCCGACGCCGAGTGCCTTTCGGTGCAGTTCGGCAACAACACGCCGTCCATCGATGGCGACACGGTCACGCTGCCGTCGGCTGGCGCCGACATGAGCAGCGAACAACGCACGCTGTGGCGCGGTCAGGCCGACGCGCTGGCACTCGAGCGTCGCTACCACGACGCTGTTCAGCACCGCCAGCTGGCGCCCGCGAGCGGCGCTGCGCGGGCGGTGTTCGATCGCCTGGAGGCGGTGCGCCTCGAGGCGCGGGGCTGCCGCGAGTTTGCCGGTGTGGGTGACAACCTCGACGCCGCGCTGTCAGATCGGTTTCGCTACCTGCTCGACAACCCCGACAGCGAATACTCCCCGCTGGCCGAGGCGCTGGCCCTGCACACGCGCGAGCAGCTCACCGGCCGGCCGACACCGGACACGGCCGACACCGTCATATCGAAGTACCGCAGCTGGCTGGATCAGCACATCGACCTCGACTACAACCGCCTGGGTCAGTGCCTCGACGACCAGGCCCGGTTCGCCGCCGTGGTGTCCGACATGCTCGCCGGATTGAACCTCGGGGACGGGGAAGCCGAAGCGACCGGGTCGGCTTCGGCCGAACCGCCACCTGACGAGGACGCGAGTGAGGACGGGCCGCAGGACGGTGCCGACGACGCACCTGACGACGACAGCGGCGGCGATACCGACGACGCCGAGAGCGACGCGGATGCCGACAGCTCGGACGAGTTGGCGGACCCCGGCGACGAAGACGCGGACGGCGAAGCGATAAACGCACCCGAAAAAGCCGGCAAGGCGCGCAAACCGGACGCTTACAGCGTCTACGCCACCGAGTTCGACGAGGTCATTGCTGCGGAAAAGCTCGCGCTTGGCTATGAACTGGACGAGCTGCGTTCGCAACTCGACCGGCTGATCGGAGACCAACAAGTGGCAATCGGCCGCGTGGCAAACCGGCTGCAGCGGCGTTTGCTGGCGCAGCAGGAACACGCCTGGCAGGTCGACCTCGAGGAGGGCGTGCTCAACACGGCGCGGCTCACTCGGGTGATCACGCGGCCGGAACGGCCGCTTGCGTTCAAACAGGCGCACGTGGTGCCGTACCGCGACACGGTCGTTACACTGCTGCTCGACAACTCCGGGTCGATGCGCGGTCGGCCGATCGCGATGGCAGCCTCGTGCGCGGACATCCTCGCGCGCACCCTGGAGCGTTGCGGCGTGCGCACCGAGGTGCTCGGGTTCACCACCCGCGCCTGGAAGGGCGGGCAGAGCCGCGAACGCTGGCAGAAAGACGGCTCGCCGCGCAACCCCGGTCGCCTGAACGACCTGCGACACATCATCTACAAGACGGCCGACGCGCCGTGGCGGCGCTCGCGCCGCAACCTCGGCCTGATGCTGCAAAAGGGGCTGCTCAAGGAGAACATCGACGGCGAGGCGCTGACCTGGGCGCACAACCGGCTTCTGGCCCGGCCCGAACGCCGGCGGATTCTCATGATGATCTCGGACGGTGCACCGATTGACGACAGCACGCTCTCGGTCAACGCGGGCAAATACCTCGATCAGCACCTGCGCGAAGTCATCGGCCGGATCGAGCAGCAGTCACCGATCGAGTTGGTGGCGATCGGCATCGGCCACGATGTGACGCAGTACTACCAACGCGCCGTGACCATCGTCAATGTCGACGAGCTGGCGGATGTCATGACCCAGGAACTGGCCTCGCTGTTCGACGCGCCCATGTGA
- a CDS encoding shikimate kinase, whose protein sequence is MEAMNNWLAEIGRRVRSLRAQRGVSRKHLSNHSEISERYLAQVESGQANLSFAMLYKISRALDVNLLDLIDLDRHGPEDAELHALINRMDDDQKHKLLAHVQTVVGTARRETANRFALLGMRGAGKSTIGRGAAESLDMPFIRISDRIVELAGMSLAEIMDLGGQNAYRRWEGAALTDIVEGTTRCIIETGGSLVAEAPTYNLLRERCTLVWVQAQPEQHMNRVMQQGDMRPFDRHQQSLDDLKLMLQERETFYSQADHQIDTSTITAETAVERLCAIIDGKSG, encoded by the coding sequence ATGGAAGCAATGAACAACTGGCTGGCCGAAATCGGCCGCCGCGTCCGATCACTCCGCGCCCAGCGCGGCGTGTCTCGCAAACACCTGTCCAACCATTCCGAGATATCCGAGCGCTACCTCGCCCAGGTCGAGAGCGGCCAGGCAAACCTGTCGTTCGCGATGCTCTACAAGATCTCCCGAGCGCTGGACGTGAACCTGCTGGACCTCATCGACCTCGACCGACACGGCCCGGAAGACGCCGAGCTGCACGCTCTGATCAACCGTATGGACGACGATCAGAAGCACAAGCTGCTCGCGCATGTGCAAACGGTGGTCGGCACCGCCCGCCGCGAAACCGCCAACCGCTTTGCCCTGCTCGGCATGCGCGGCGCAGGCAAGTCGACCATTGGCCGCGGTGCGGCCGAGTCGCTGGACATGCCCTTCATCCGCATCAGCGATCGCATTGTCGAACTCGCCGGGATGTCGCTGGCGGAGATCATGGACCTCGGCGGCCAGAACGCCTACCGCCGCTGGGAGGGCGCGGCGCTGACCGACATCGTCGAAGGCACGACCCGCTGCATCATCGAGACCGGCGGCAGCCTCGTCGCCGAAGCCCCGACCTACAACCTGTTGCGCGAACGCTGCACGCTGGTGTGGGTACAGGCTCAGCCCGAGCAGCACATGAACCGCGTCATGCAGCAGGGCGACATGCGCCCGTTTGATCGCCACCAGCAGTCGCTGGATGACCTCAAACTCATGTTGCAGGAACGCGAAACCTTCTACAGCCAGGCCGACCACCAGATCGACACCAGCACGATCACCGCCGAGACTGCGGTGGAACGGCTGTGCGCCATCATTGACGGCAAGTCCGGCTGA
- the tgt gene encoding tRNA guanosine(34) transglycosylase Tgt has translation MRFELLSQDGAARRARLHLRHGVVETPAFMPVGTYGTVKGMTPEDVVASGADILLGNTFHLWLRPGTEVIKAHGDLHDFMQWDKPILTDSGGFQVFSLAKLRNITEDGVHFRSPVNGDKVFLDPETSMRIQRDLGSDIVMAFDECTPYPADRDRAGRSMALSMRWAARCRAAHDDNPNALFGIVQGGVYPDLRAESVDQLQAIGFDGYAIGGLAVGEPKDERNAVLDAVGPLLPRDRPRYLMGVGKPVDFFDGVLRGVDMFDCVIPTRNARNGFLYTSTGVIKLRNAKHRFDTGPIDPNCSCPTCARYSRSYLHHLGRCNEMLGGRLNTVHNLYFFQSLLRGIREAIEAGRFDEHRREVLDRMGERP, from the coding sequence ATGCGGTTCGAGCTCTTGTCGCAAGACGGCGCCGCGCGCCGAGCGCGCCTGCACCTGCGCCACGGTGTGGTCGAGACGCCGGCGTTCATGCCGGTGGGCACCTACGGCACAGTGAAAGGCATGACACCCGAGGACGTGGTGGCGAGCGGCGCGGACATTCTGCTTGGCAACACCTTTCACCTCTGGTTGCGGCCCGGCACCGAGGTCATCAAGGCACACGGCGACCTGCACGATTTCATGCAATGGGACAAGCCGATCCTCACGGATTCCGGTGGCTTTCAGGTCTTCTCGCTCGCCAAACTGCGCAACATCACCGAAGACGGCGTGCACTTCCGTTCCCCGGTCAACGGTGACAAGGTCTTCCTCGACCCGGAAACCTCGATGCGCATCCAACGGGATCTCGGGTCGGACATCGTCATGGCGTTCGACGAGTGCACGCCGTACCCGGCCGACCGCGACCGGGCCGGCCGTTCGATGGCGCTGTCGATGCGCTGGGCCGCGCGCTGCCGTGCTGCGCACGATGACAACCCCAACGCGCTGTTCGGCATCGTGCAGGGCGGGGTGTACCCCGATTTGCGCGCCGAGAGTGTCGACCAGTTGCAGGCGATCGGCTTTGACGGCTACGCGATCGGCGGTCTCGCGGTCGGGGAGCCCAAGGACGAGCGTAACGCCGTGCTCGATGCCGTCGGACCGCTGTTACCCCGTGACCGACCCCGTTACCTCATGGGGGTGGGCAAACCGGTCGATTTCTTTGACGGCGTGCTGCGCGGTGTGGACATGTTCGATTGCGTGATTCCGACGCGCAACGCCCGCAACGGTTTCCTCTACACCAGCACCGGTGTGATCAAACTGCGCAACGCCAAGCACCGCTTCGACACCGGACCGATCGACCCCAATTGCAGCTGCCCGACGTGCGCGCGTTACAGTCGCAGCTACCTGCACCACCTCGGACGCTGCAACGAGATGCTCGGCGGTCGCCTGAACACAGTGCACAACCTGTATTTCTTTCAGTCCCTGTTGCGCGGTATCCGCGAGGCGATCGAAGCGGGGCGATTCGATGAGCACCGGCGCGAGGTCCTCGACCGCATGGGGGAAAGGCCGTGA